The Toxorhynchites rutilus septentrionalis strain SRP chromosome 3, ASM2978413v1, whole genome shotgun sequence genome includes a region encoding these proteins:
- the LOC129780123 gene encoding MAGE-like protein 2 yields MKSFIAFSMVLAVASCAAIHASEVEQHGTWSHDLEHDHHHQHEQEHYYDHHEEHKHEQHEQDHHQYQHQDLSHHWEPKNEVKHVITEKVPVPYPVEVAKHVPVPVKVPYPVHTEKQVPVIVEKKVPVYYETKVPVHVDRPVPYPVHVEVPIYQKEYIEVPRKHEVFVEKPYPVYVKDPIYVEKPVPFTVLIKKQEKKPFWG; encoded by the exons ATGAAG TCGTTCATTGCATTCTCGATGGTATTGGCTGTTGCCAGCTGTGCAGCCATCCACGCCTCGGAAGTTGAGCAGCACGGAACCTGGAGTCACGACTTGGAACATGATCATCACCACCAACATGAACAGGAACATTATTATGATCACCACGAAGAACACAAGCACGAACAACACGAACAGGACCACCACCAATATCAACATCAGGATTTGAGCCACCACTGGGAACCAAAGAACGAAGTGAAACACGTGATCACCGAAAAGGTTCCAGTTCCATACCCGGTGGAGGTAGCGAAGCACGTCCCAGTTCCAGTGAAGGTTCCATATCCAGTGCACACCGAGAAACAGGTTCCGGTGATTGTCGAGAAAAAAGTACCAGTGTACTACGAGACTAAAGTTCCCGTCCATGTGGATCGGCCAGTTCCATACCCAGTTCACGTCGAGGTTCCAATCTACCAGAAGGAATACATCGAGGTCCCAAGGAAACACGAAGTTTTTGTTGAGAAGCCTTATCCAGTGTACGTGAAAGATCCGATCTACGTTGAGAAGCCAGTACCATTCACCGTTTTAATCAAGAAGCAAGAAAAGAAGCCATTCTGGGGTTGA